AAACCGATGCGAAACACATCCGGACAGTCCTATCGATCGTTAGGCGAAGTAAAGAACTCTTGGACAGACGATCGATGGATTGAAGCATTTGCCCTAGATGCGATGCTGCTGAAACGTCCGCTATTCGTTAAAGATGGCATAGCTGTACTTGTCGGATTCAGAGAGAAAGAAGATGCAATCCGAAAAAAGTTGGGTTTATAAATGTCTTTAATTCAAAAAAATGTGGATATTTGCCACATTTTTTGACATCCTCCACTACCAAATCAAAGATTATAGTGGGGGATTCTCGGCAATGCAGACGAGCGGGTAAAATCGTGTCCCGTAGCATCGAGCGTGTAAGAATGATTTAAGGATTGTCTGCACCGAATCTGTGGTTAAATTTTAACCACAGATGAAAATAGATAAACACAGATGAACACAGATGCGATCGCAAATTTTTGACGCTCC
This region of Aerosakkonema funiforme FACHB-1375 genomic DNA includes:
- a CDS encoding Spx/MgsR family RNA polymerase-binding regulatory protein, with amino-acid sequence MSLKVYGIPNCGTCKKALKWLEDNSIEYEFINTKENPPTREMLVDWVKALGSKPMRNTSGQSYRSLGEVKNSWTDDRWIEAFALDAMLLKRPLFVKDGIAVLVGFREKEDAIRKKLGL